tgtttgcgtaagtgctttcgtgaatctggcccctggtttgtctctcggagaggctgcaggatccaagtaaattcagaagAATTTCTGGTTacgattcttataccatgtcgtagctcagtcgattaaggcagcgtctgggatgctcttggacgcaagttcgaatcctcgtcacggccccttgtagatttgttctctTAAGATTAACTGTTTCCCTTGTACAATAATTTAAAATTCACTGCAAATTTTGCGTTAGCTTTAAGATTTGCctaaaatgctatgcatgttagtggctttacaagaatgtacagaTAATGGCGATTCATTTGTACAAATAACCCATTGTAGTGAATAATATTGTAGTGTCAGGGGGGGcctaacggctgagtggacagcgctccggatttgtattcctaaggttccgggtttgatccccagtggaggtggaaacaaatgggtagagtttctttcaccctgatgcccctgttacctagcagtaaataagtacctgagagttagacagctgctactggctgcttcctgggggggtgtaacaaaaaggaggcctggtcgaggattgggccacggggacgctaagccccgaaatcgtctcaagataacctcaaaatactgTAGTGTAGTGGTCAACACAGTCAGCTCGCAATTGAAACGTTCCGGATTGATTTCTGCCGCAGGACAGGGACGTTTGGCACGTTTGCTTTTGCccgatgcctgtgttcacctagcggtaaataagtACCTAGGAGTTGGGCAACTATTGTTGGTTGCATCTTGGGAAAGACTAGTAGTTGGCCTAGAGGGGACCTTGATAAACCTAACTGGCTTTGTCCCAATGGGAAATCATACTTAAGTACGATACAAGTAAAAAACTTTTCAAAatcttttctgtggagagccttgtaggctccagggagcctctgggctcacccagaaaatggtgtttcattacattcagtgctgtattttttttttcaaataatgttaCTTTTGTGAGGGTTTGTGTACAGTAATTATTGAACTTCATTGTTGTTTGTATTTGTAATATGTTCTCTCATCTTCCCTCCTGATTTTCCATAACTAATCACTTCTTGCAAAGAGAATTATAAAACCTGTGTTTATTGAATTCATTTTATTTGCCTTCTCACTCATGCTTTAATGTTACTTATTTGATCAATAACACCTTActgatacagtaataataataatacattaatattacatttttatacATACCAACTGCAATATAATGTAATTTGACCATTGACAGGTACAAACCATCAGCACAAGGGACTCCAGGGGCCCCTGGTGAAGATCCAACTACTGACTACATGAATGTACTAGGCATGATCTTCAGCATGTGTGGTCTAATGATGAGAGTAAGTTTTGGGTTTCTGGCATTATAGGGTCTGTTCTGAAGCCCACGGTATCATCCCTATTGTCTACCACTATCATCCCTATTCATCCTGGCACTAGCTTGCTCAGTTTTTTTGTTTTCAACTCATATTTTATGAACTACTGTATATTGTATGTAAGTGATGTTGGCATTCATGGGAACATTTTCTGTGGGAGCCATGCtttttgtattgtttatattcatgcTTCACTTGTCAGTTTAAGGCACCCATCTTGTGTGCCCTTAGCTGTTCATTCATTCTGATTTAGTTTCTCAACTCTCTGCCTTGTAGCTAGTTTGTATTACCCATTCCCACCAGTAATATTTTTCAAGATTCTGGGTGTTGTCCTAGTCAGGGCTTCTCCTTTTGAGTTGCCATTACATCAGTACTGCTTGGGACTCGGTCCACGTGGCCAGGCCTGTTGCTGGGTATTTTAGTGTGTGTTATGTCTGATTCTGACTCGTGTGCCATGTTGGTGCCTTGCATCATCTTCTGTGTGTACAGTTGGAGTCACACTAATAATACTTCAATACCTGTCACATAGGTCTGATCTTTCTAGTTTTTTAATTGATAGGAGGTTGGAGAACCGTCAACTCAACCCTTGTGACTAACATGGATGTCCATTATTCGGTAATTATTGTGCCGAAGATTGTAATTAAGTCAAAATACATTTTCACTTTACTGAAAAATTTATGGCATGAGCGTGAAGTGAGCCAAAAGTGTGACAAAGCAACAGCAGTCGGCTGAATGCTGGGCatggggaaagagggagggagggtgtgagacTATCCCTTCCTCATTTCCTCTCTCAAGCTTGGTGAAAAAGTTCTCTCCTTTTGAATGTTTGGTTTcagtaaagttgtgtgtgtgtacatctatAATTTTAATACCAAATTATCCGTGATCAGTATCATATGCCATAATCAAGACGCATCATAAAAGAATTTTTTGcgaataatttattaataataataattcattgtgttggaggACTGGCAGCCAgggtatacatacagtacatgttaggtttGTATCCaggttccctcccccccctttcccccctatcCCTAGGgtctaattactgaccctccccagtatgcaaccccacaataagctGACTGACTTttgggtacctatttcctgctaggtgaacaggtacattaggtgataggatacACACCCGCCATTTCTATCTTGCCTGGGATTTGAACCCAGAATTCTAGATTGCGAGTCAAGAACGAACTCGACTATACTACCGGTACCCTCAATTTACTGGGATTTATGTCAAGAATGGTTGAGTTTGTGTAAATCCTGGTCATTATGTTATGTTGGGACCACCAATAATTGTCATATACTGTAATTATGATTTTTAAATGGAATTGTTTGCCAATGATTGCTCTATCATATGTCATTGTCAAAATGATAAGTACATACTGTAATAGATCATGTTGGACCACAAATTTTAGATAAATTTGGCATAGGGTCTCCATTTTTGTGCAACTCTGGAGCTCTTCTcagtgttaccttgaggtgcttccggggcttagtgtccccgcggcccggtcgtcgaccaggcctcctggttgccggactgatcaaccaggctgttggatgcggctgctcgcagcctgacgtatgagtcacagcctggttgatcaggtgtaaTTATGTTTAGAGCAGGGTTCTTCCCAGCTGGTTTCACCATTTGTGTTGTCTTCAAAGATTGCCTTGATAGCATTGCTCTAGTTGTTTGAGCTGCTGCTGTGGGATGTGGTTGCATATTTACACTATATGCGGCCTGTCGTGCTTTCCAGCGTGCAGTTCTAGATCATTAGGAATCTTCTTAGTTGTATTCCTTGCGGTTTGCCTCTCTTTTTACACCCTTTCTACTTTctggagggaaagggaagggaaaggaattaTTAGGAGAAATCACTAAATCATTataactatatagcatttggaagggatcaaTATAAGGATTTTTGATGGGACATGGGGACgaaattgtgcccaaccacttggacagtcggggattgaaaacCGGCTTGCAAAAAAATGGGCCTTCGCTCTactgtctagcccaagtggttgggcgggaAGGGAAGGTAGATCAATCTTTGATAGCTGGCAGTGCAGTATTTTAGCCTCAGTCTGCTTCAGTTGAGTTCTTCGGATCCAGCTTTGGGCCATGTGTAGATCCATATCTCCTGGTTCCTGGCTGGGGTAAGGGTTCTAGTGCATCGTTCGCTCTGGACAGTGCTCCTGTTCACCCTTCGTTTTTGAAGTGTTGACCTTTTAGGCAAGTTGATTGAAACCTCAGGTAACCTCAGGGCTGTCATCTGGTGGAAGATGGGTAAATCAAGGGCCTACCAGAAAAAGATGTTTAATTATACAGTATTCAATGCTTAATTTTCAcatatatagtacagtacatgTTTTAAGTAAATAATATCAGACTTTATCTTGGATCATTTTCTTATTTAGGGTTTTAATCTTATAATACTTATATTGAGGAATGTGATTTCTACTCACTTTATGAATTTTAatcctccaaatactgcattattAAAACTATGATTATAGAAATTTTAGACATTGTTGTTATAAATGATACTCTATAGTGAACTCATTATTTCTTACTTGCAGTTGAGGTGGTGTGCTTGGGTTGCGCTATACTGCTCCTGCATCAGCTTTGCCAACTCGAGAGTCAATGACGATACGAAACAAATGCTCAGCAGCTTCATGTAAGGTTTATCTTGTTTTCTTCTGAAATTTGTATATTACTAAACCCATAAAGGTACAACCTGTCCCCATAGCATGTCACATTTTAACATATACTTTACTTTACACAAGGCCAAAACCTGGTGTACTAAGGCAAATAAACATTGCGACGGGGTAAATACCCTaactgtgcaacctgtcctcttacaaattacgtctgaatttggtcgtttgcccatatggccgaaaatggacgtaatttaaaaatcaaaaaattaaaataaattttggatt
This genomic stretch from Procambarus clarkii isolate CNS0578487 chromosome 22, FALCON_Pclarkii_2.0, whole genome shotgun sequence harbors:
- the LOC123758893 gene encoding protein Asterix-like, whose product is MQTSNNSSDPRRVDKIVRYKPSAQGTPGAPGEDPTTDYMNVLGMIFSMCGLMMRLRWCAWVALYCSCISFANSRVNDDTKQMLSSFMLSISAVVMSYLQNPQPMTPPWSNI